From the genome of bacterium HR17, one region includes:
- the uidA gene encoding Beta-glucuronidase encodes MLWRWLIVATVAASVLAGMASASTGFVPKPEHPRLDFERTQWLNLNGVWEFAFDPNDVGINERWFAPDTKPFPLRIVVPFPWESKLSGIERKDYKGVAWYRRTFTVPKDWRGKRIWLCFGAVDWHATVWLNGEKVGEHEGGYSEFRFDITDKIRFGKPNLLVVRVVDFTDHETPIGKQVEWWYTSTSGIWQTVWLEATGQVCVKKFRIIPLADKNHVPTGEVQFEVWLDWGERDKTREAVTVEIRSPERKFHAVQAKVAAGQEKVTLKVKVPNPRFWTPENPSLYNAEIVVYPASRTQQPALDIVRTYFGIRTIAWGRYAGSQHSFVLLNGKPIYIRGALDQSFNPDGIYTAPSDEFLRRDIELAKAAGFNMLRIHIKADEPRRLYWADKLGILIQQDAPCFYRISERARQAFEKTLRDMIERDFSHPSIYCWTVFNEEWGIGNLRTAPREHRIDWVLKMVELVRQLDPTRLVQDNTGWAHLVTDLNSFHWYGRDVDGFRQHYRRINDERIKPGDDWNYIAGYKQRGEPFVNNEFGYVGAGDGDSDWSWGNLFVVNAMRACDKLVGYTYTELTDIEWEHNGVYDYDRTPKEFGYDFWAPGMTVRDVFAEDFLVLDVPAIKYAKPGEQVKVPVLFSHMSGKLEGEAPAEPKLTLKWQVRWLDRFGNWHESKVQSRKCSKTPAYKLTPLGEISFTLPNEPSLVTLVAWLEDAKGKRVHINYTQWWVREEKEVARAELVDKTTLALRFSPNDWAESKFSELDMPEVPIDGKHYGRGHGFVEYRLKLPEGVDLSKAQTLTLICEVAAKAGREKVDWAERVNPQDYPQTDGKKFPTTVEVSLNGVKVTTWELPDDPADARGVLSHWRGIERGSYGYLMTAEINLNSPEGVAIVNRWRETGQLVIRFTVSWNAVHRGGLAIYGETMGCYPVEPTVLLKFTEPLPLPVGWRSHEAVAVESFRERLQVVLPSAQRGGAQWRYTTERPPENWTQPEFDDSGWKIGTSGFGRHGTPGAIVRTEWATSDIWLRTKVVMPKLSPNDAVWLEVHHDEDCEIYVNGKLLWSERGYLTRYKMVRLSPEQIALFRESENIIAVHCRQTVGGQFIDVGIVLMR; translated from the coding sequence ATGTTGTGGAGGTGGCTCATTGTGGCGACAGTTGCTGCTTCAGTGTTGGCAGGAATGGCAAGTGCGTCAACGGGTTTCGTGCCGAAACCCGAACATCCCCGTCTCGATTTTGAGCGAACTCAATGGCTCAATTTGAACGGCGTTTGGGAGTTCGCCTTTGACCCCAACGATGTCGGCATCAATGAGCGTTGGTTCGCACCTGACACCAAACCTTTCCCCCTTCGCATCGTCGTTCCCTTCCCGTGGGAAAGCAAACTTAGCGGAATTGAGCGGAAGGACTATAAAGGTGTCGCTTGGTATCGGAGAACTTTCACTGTCCCGAAAGATTGGCGAGGAAAGCGAATTTGGCTTTGTTTCGGCGCTGTTGATTGGCACGCAACAGTCTGGCTCAACGGCGAAAAAGTCGGCGAACATGAAGGAGGCTACAGTGAATTTCGCTTTGACATCACCGATAAAATCCGTTTTGGCAAACCGAACCTGCTTGTCGTTCGAGTCGTTGATTTCACCGACCATGAAACCCCTATCGGAAAGCAAGTTGAGTGGTGGTATACGAGCACAAGTGGGATTTGGCAAACTGTCTGGCTTGAAGCGACAGGGCAAGTGTGTGTCAAAAAGTTCCGCATCATCCCACTCGCTGACAAAAATCATGTGCCAACAGGCGAAGTGCAGTTTGAGGTTTGGTTGGATTGGGGAGAAAGGGACAAGACGAGAGAAGCAGTCACCGTTGAAATTCGCTCGCCAGAACGAAAATTCCATGCCGTGCAAGCGAAAGTCGCTGCTGGACAGGAAAAAGTGACCTTAAAGGTCAAAGTCCCTAACCCGCGATTTTGGACGCCTGAGAACCCTTCCCTTTACAACGCCGAAATTGTCGTCTATCCTGCATCCCGAACCCAACAACCTGCACTTGACATTGTTCGCACCTATTTCGGCATCCGCACGATTGCGTGGGGTAGATATGCGGGCAGCCAACACAGTTTCGTGTTGCTTAATGGCAAACCCATTTACATTCGCGGCGCTCTTGACCAATCCTTCAACCCCGATGGGATTTACACAGCGCCGAGCGACGAGTTTTTGCGCCGCGACATTGAATTGGCGAAAGCAGCAGGCTTCAACATGCTCCGAATTCACATCAAAGCGGATGAACCCAGAAGGTTGTATTGGGCGGACAAACTCGGGATACTCATTCAACAAGATGCCCCCTGCTTTTACCGCATCAGCGAACGCGCCCGCCAAGCCTTTGAAAAAACACTGCGGGACATGATTGAGCGCGATTTCAGTCACCCGAGTATTTATTGCTGGACTGTGTTCAACGAAGAGTGGGGCATCGGGAATTTGCGAACAGCGCCACGAGAACACCGAATTGATTGGGTGCTGAAGATGGTTGAACTTGTCCGCCAACTTGACCCAACTCGGCTCGTTCAAGACAACACAGGTTGGGCTCATTTGGTCACCGATTTGAATTCGTTCCACTGGTATGGTCGCGATGTTGATGGTTTTCGGCAACACTATCGGCGCATCAACGATGAACGCATTAAACCCGGCGACGATTGGAACTACATCGCAGGTTACAAGCAACGAGGCGAACCTTTTGTCAACAACGAATTTGGATATGTCGGCGCAGGCGATGGCGATAGCGATTGGAGTTGGGGCAACCTGTTCGTTGTGAACGCAATGCGAGCCTGCGACAAACTCGTCGGCTACACTTACACCGAGTTGACAGATATTGAGTGGGAACACAACGGGGTTTACGACTACGACCGAACACCCAAAGAGTTCGGCTACGATTTCTGGGCACCAGGCATGACAGTGCGGGATGTCTTTGCCGAGGATTTCCTTGTGTTGGATGTGCCAGCAATCAAATACGCCAAACCCGGCGAACAAGTTAAAGTGCCCGTCCTGTTTAGTCACATGAGTGGCAAATTGGAGGGCGAGGCTCCTGCCGAGCCGAAACTAACTCTAAAGTGGCAAGTCCGCTGGCTTGACAGATTTGGTAATTGGCATGAAAGCAAAGTTCAGTCTCGCAAATGCTCAAAAACGCCTGCTTACAAACTCACACCTCTCGGCGAGATTTCGTTCACATTGCCAAATGAGCCATCACTCGTCACCCTCGTTGCTTGGCTGGAAGACGCCAAAGGCAAGCGAGTGCACATCAACTACACACAATGGTGGGTGCGAGAGGAAAAAGAAGTGGCTCGTGCTGAACTTGTTGACAAAACCACATTGGCCCTGCGGTTTTCTCCAAACGACTGGGCTGAAAGCAAATTCAGCGAACTTGACATGCCAGAAGTGCCTATTGACGGCAAGCATTACGGGCGAGGGCATGGTTTCGTTGAGTATCGGCTCAAGTTGCCTGAAGGCGTGGATTTGAGTAAAGCACAAACGCTAACGCTCATCTGCGAAGTTGCAGCGAAGGCTGGACGCGAAAAAGTTGATTGGGCTGAACGAGTTAACCCTCAAGATTACCCGCAAACTGACGGCAAAAAGTTCCCGACGACCGTCGAAGTTTCGCTCAACGGTGTGAAGGTTACGACTTGGGAATTGCCCGACGACCCTGCCGACGCTCGTGGTGTGCTCTCGCATTGGCGCGGGATTGAACGGGGCTCTTACGGCTACTTGATGACAGCAGAGATCAACTTGAACTCGCCCGAAGGAGTTGCAATTGTCAATAGGTGGCGTGAGACGGGACAATTAGTCATCAGGTTCACTGTGTCTTGGAACGCTGTCCATCGTGGCGGTTTGGCGATTTACGGCGAAACTATGGGCTGCTATCCTGTTGAGCCAACGGTTTTGCTGAAGTTCACTGAACCATTACCGTTGCCTGTAGGCTGGAGATCTCACGAGGCTGTCGCCGTTGAAAGTTTCCGCGAACGGTTGCAAGTTGTTTTGCCCTCAGCGCAGAGAGGCGGGGCTCAATGGCGATACACGACGGAGAGACCGCCCGAAAATTGGACGCAACCCGAATTTGATGATAGCGGCTGGAAAATTGGCACTTCAGGCTTTGGCAGGCATGGGACGCCCGGTGCCATTGTTCGGACAGAGTGGGCGACAAGCGACATCTGGTTGCGAACGAAAGTGGTGATGCCCAAGTTGTCGCCTAATGATGCTGTATGGCTTGAGGTTCACCACGACGAAGATTGCGAGATTTATGTCAATGGCAAATTGCTTTGGAGCGAGAGGGGTTACCTTACCCGCTACAAGATGGTTCGCTTAAGTCCCGAACAAATCGCTTTATTCCGCGAAAGCGAAAACATCATCGCCGTCCACTGCCGTCAAACCGTCGGCGGTCAGTTTATTGATGTGGGAATTGTGTTAATGCGATAG
- a CDS encoding Putative 3-methyladenine DNA glycosylase — protein sequence MRRKTEHYPPLPQAFYEHDPVTVAKALLGKVLVRETADGVMAGIIVETEAYLACNDPANHAYRGKTERNKTMFGPAGRAYVYRIHQVHCLNAVTEPEGVPSAVLLRALMPTEGLGLMGRNLGRDDPLPTTGPGKLCKAMVIDRTLDGWDLTRGERLWIAEAPTPVELTEDAVAVTLRVGVTVAKELPLRFYLRRTPFVAFVSHLREGKSERRQRQ from the coding sequence ATGAGGCGCAAGACAGAACACTATCCACCGTTACCGCAAGCGTTTTACGAGCATGACCCTGTCACCGTCGCCAAAGCGCTGCTGGGCAAGGTGTTGGTGCGCGAAACGGCGGACGGCGTGATGGCAGGCATCATCGTGGAAACAGAAGCCTACTTGGCATGCAACGATCCTGCCAATCACGCCTATCGGGGTAAAACCGAGCGCAATAAAACGATGTTCGGTCCCGCCGGGCGTGCGTATGTTTACCGCATCCACCAAGTCCATTGCTTAAACGCCGTCACCGAACCCGAAGGCGTTCCCAGCGCGGTATTGCTTCGGGCGTTGATGCCGACGGAGGGGTTAGGGTTGATGGGGCGCAACTTAGGGCGCGATGATCCGCTGCCGACGACGGGACCGGGCAAACTGTGCAAAGCGATGGTGATTGATCGGACGTTGGACGGATGGGATTTAACGCGAGGTGAACGCTTGTGGATTGCAGAAGCGCCGACGCCGGTTGAGTTGACCGAGGACGCCGTCGCGGTCACGCTGCGTGTCGGCGTGACGGTGGCGAAAGAGTTGCCGTTGCGGTTTTATTTGCGGCGCACACCGTTTGTCGCTTTCGTCAGCCATTTGCGGGAAGGGAAAAGTGAAAGGAGGCAAAGGCAGTGA
- the afr_5 gene encoding 1,5-anhydro-D-fructose reductase, with product MSERQPLRCVLVGLGNRGRHWLQVCQQMGDWVTLVACVEPIAERREQAKAQWGLRDEQLFASLEDALEAVPADFVLDVTPPMVRERIAETALAHGLPVLAEKAMGADWVTAKRIVAMVVQAQVPYMVAQNYRFGALPRTTHRLLAEGFLGAVNTVVVGFYRPWGRGAHYVEMPFALLVEMAVHHFDTLRFVLGREPLRVWAHTWNAPWGWHKGDVGHTVVFEFEGNIVVTHHALGCSVGKMTHWQGDWRIEGERGSLTWEDGRLIYTRSHPGDQVVQQELPLDEIEFADTKGVLTEFVTAVWEKREPECSARDNLRTLAMVFGAIESARRHQWVDLAELLDDRRDAKL from the coding sequence GTGAGTGAGCGGCAACCATTGCGGTGCGTTTTGGTCGGGCTGGGCAATCGGGGACGGCATTGGTTGCAAGTGTGTCAACAAATGGGCGATTGGGTGACGCTGGTAGCGTGTGTAGAGCCCATCGCTGAACGGCGGGAACAAGCGAAAGCCCAATGGGGGTTGCGGGATGAGCAACTGTTCGCGTCGCTGGAGGACGCGTTAGAAGCGGTGCCCGCGGATTTCGTGCTGGATGTGACGCCACCGATGGTGCGGGAACGCATTGCGGAAACGGCGCTGGCGCACGGTCTGCCCGTGTTGGCGGAGAAGGCAATGGGGGCTGATTGGGTGACAGCAAAACGCATCGTCGCGATGGTTGTGCAAGCCCAAGTGCCTTACATGGTCGCGCAAAATTACCGCTTCGGTGCCTTGCCCCGCACGACACACCGATTGTTGGCGGAGGGTTTCTTGGGCGCGGTTAACACGGTGGTCGTCGGCTTCTATCGCCCTTGGGGCAGAGGAGCGCACTATGTAGAAATGCCTTTCGCTCTGCTGGTTGAGATGGCGGTGCACCACTTTGACACGCTGCGGTTTGTGCTGGGGCGCGAACCGCTACGGGTATGGGCACACACTTGGAACGCTCCGTGGGGGTGGCACAAGGGCGATGTCGGACACACCGTCGTGTTTGAGTTTGAGGGCAACATCGTCGTCACCCATCACGCACTGGGCTGCAGCGTCGGGAAGATGACCCACTGGCAGGGTGATTGGCGCATTGAGGGCGAACGGGGCAGCTTGACTTGGGAAGATGGACGCTTGATTTATACCCGTTCGCACCCTGGCGACCAAGTCGTGCAACAAGAATTGCCGTTGGACGAGATAGAATTTGCAGACACGAAGGGTGTTTTGACGGAGTTCGTGACGGCGGTGTGGGAGAAGCGAGAGCCCGAATGCAGCGCCCGCGATAACCTGCGGACTTTGGCGATGGTGTTCGGGGCCATTGAAAGTGCGCGACGGCACCAGTGGGTGGACTTAGCGGAGTTGTTGGACGACAGACGCGATGCAAAACTTTAG
- the lsrR_4 gene encoding Transcriptional regulator LsrR, producing the protein MRRRQMSAVSWRELYRVIYLKNALGLHQPKELLQRLRALLPYRDWSVWQLRRFIARALEDPRSDTLLSVTIAPPTCKTLSSRLCEALEGITEAIIIPSMSTVDPASLDDYLGLAAAMTFCPRFQNGQGIGLSDGRAVAVMAMMLPSLLAADITLRLYALSRLDVEQFGFTAEGIVSEAIARYRWNWRSGSVGTPVKSLWEGYLDPAYADPEKLDYCFIAVKPLRSSECSPTSSPAMSKPVAEMLLYRFCSDGLPPAGYHIRHGKTISLSVLRTMVRNGKTVALLAGGCKAADALLAIYRAQRVGGLLFNTLVTDEECAQALLQRLKVTDHDQSDKTWQRYRQRFWAAHLRFAATDRCRTHQEIAHRLKLNPHTVSRLLHEAQWSTDTSKPLLQVQVIHPFPQPTHWLDLEMALLRHLHLLEVRVVQPARDEWVYHSVGEAAAQLLMEWLKTAQYFSVGIGAGRTMRAFTEALQLPHLLETLPQLRSLTFWALHSGPSHKITYSAGSAHLLHSVAMRCFDTGGSERISCRLWQPHLAPHMDAIFVGVGVLDNDERTYLQTVMGLRPEQISTAVGTVLNQPFDDHGRPLCRNLSPNVTVLPLRQLQRWVRQGKLVVAVTCGAHKAAAVLAAFKGNLFNCLVTDRACAEALLNLVKPY; encoded by the coding sequence ATGAGACGGAGACAAATGTCTGCGGTGAGTTGGAGGGAACTGTATCGTGTCATTTATCTCAAAAACGCTTTAGGACTTCATCAACCCAAAGAATTGCTCCAACGCTTGCGGGCACTTTTGCCTTATCGTGACTGGTCAGTTTGGCAACTGCGCCGGTTCATCGCTCGTGCTCTTGAAGATCCTCGTTCTGACACGCTCCTTTCTGTCACCATTGCCCCACCAACTTGCAAAACTTTGTCAAGCCGACTTTGCGAAGCCCTTGAAGGTATCACGGAAGCCATCATTATACCATCAATGAGCACCGTTGATCCTGCTTCATTGGATGACTACTTGGGTTTGGCGGCAGCGATGACTTTTTGCCCACGCTTTCAAAACGGCCAAGGGATTGGATTGTCAGATGGTCGTGCAGTTGCTGTGATGGCAATGATGTTGCCGTCATTGCTCGCTGCAGATATCACGCTGCGTCTTTACGCTTTGAGCCGTCTGGATGTTGAACAGTTTGGCTTTACAGCAGAGGGCATTGTCAGCGAAGCGATTGCTCGCTATCGGTGGAATTGGCGTTCGGGTAGTGTTGGAACTCCTGTTAAGTCCCTTTGGGAAGGTTATCTTGACCCTGCTTATGCTGACCCTGAAAAGTTGGATTATTGCTTCATTGCGGTTAAACCGCTACGAAGCAGCGAATGTTCTCCAACATCCTCTCCTGCAATGTCAAAACCTGTCGCTGAGATGCTCTTGTATCGGTTTTGCTCCGATGGGTTGCCACCCGCTGGCTATCATATCCGTCATGGCAAAACAATTTCGCTTTCTGTTTTGAGGACGATGGTGCGGAACGGAAAAACAGTTGCACTTTTGGCGGGCGGATGCAAGGCTGCCGATGCGTTATTGGCGATTTATCGCGCTCAACGGGTTGGTGGTTTGCTTTTCAACACTCTTGTGACCGATGAGGAGTGTGCTCAAGCCCTTTTGCAAAGGCTCAAAGTAACCGACCATGACCAAAGCGACAAGACATGGCAGCGATACCGACAACGCTTTTGGGCTGCACATTTGCGGTTCGCTGCAACAGACCGCTGTCGCACTCATCAAGAAATTGCCCATAGGTTAAAACTGAACCCGCACACAGTCAGTCGCCTCCTGCACGAAGCCCAGTGGTCAACGGACACCAGTAAACCTTTGTTGCAGGTGCAGGTTATCCACCCTTTCCCGCAACCGACTCATTGGTTGGATTTGGAAATGGCACTTTTACGACACTTGCACCTTTTGGAAGTGCGCGTCGTTCAGCCTGCGAGAGATGAATGGGTTTACCACAGCGTCGGAGAAGCCGCCGCACAACTCCTGATGGAATGGCTCAAGACTGCTCAGTATTTTTCCGTCGGCATTGGCGCTGGGCGGACAATGCGTGCTTTTACGGAAGCCTTACAACTTCCTCACTTACTTGAAACTCTGCCCCAATTGCGTTCGCTGACTTTTTGGGCTCTGCACAGCGGACCATCACACAAAATCACCTACTCCGCCGGCAGTGCTCACCTTCTCCATTCTGTCGCGATGCGATGTTTTGACACAGGTGGCTCGGAACGCATTAGTTGTCGTCTATGGCAGCCTCACCTTGCGCCTCATATGGACGCAATTTTTGTAGGTGTTGGAGTTTTGGACAACGATGAGCGAACCTATCTGCAAACAGTAATGGGACTTCGTCCAGAACAAATAAGCACAGCCGTTGGCACGGTGCTTAACCAACCTTTTGATGATCATGGACGACCTCTTTGCCGTAACCTTTCACCCAATGTGACCGTTTTGCCGCTGCGCCAATTACAGCGGTGGGTGCGACAAGGCAAACTTGTTGTCGCTGTCACCTGCGGCGCTCACAAAGCCGCTGCCGTCCTCGCCGCTTTCAAGGGCAACTTATTCAACTGTCTCGTCACTGACCGTGCTTGTGCCGAAGCCTTACTCAACCTTGTCAAGCCCTATTGA